Genomic DNA from Parasteatoda tepidariorum isolate YZ-2023 chromosome 3, CAS_Ptep_4.0, whole genome shotgun sequence:
TATAAGGTTTAGAATtcacaattcttttaaattgtagtGATTGATTTTGCAACTGTATGCAGTGTATTAcaggaaatattaatttttaggcCTATATGTTACTTAAATCACTTAATTAAGGCTTTCTATTGTGACTggcttattttctttatattttttttttcaattgtcaGGGGATATTTCAGTACCAAACATAATCTGTTGTGCTAGTGTACCAAATTggaaagattttaaacttgcattgatatttttttttaaaaaaaaagcatgtagaACACAACCCTATGCCTATAGTTGGCTAGAGATTTATGCTCTTTGATTTGATCCACTTTTGTGGTCTTATTTTACTTTCTCACAGCTGCTGCTTGGAAGTTGCCAAGATTTAGCAATTATTCTGCTACAGATCAGGATACAGTAATATTCCCCATTTCTAACACATTAATTGAATAGATTAGCTGTGTCAGTCTTAGAAAGAAGTCAATTTCACAACATGGGGCCTCTTTCTTTCAATTAATGCTAAAgttgtaaattttctttataggCAGTTGCTGCTCATAGACCAGTAGTTACtgtatataatgaaaataatgagcCTGGCACCACTGGTGTGGCCCTCCCTGTCGTCTTTAGGGCTCCAATACGTCCAGACATAGTTAATTTTGTTCATATGAACATGGCAAAAAATCGAAGACATCCATATGCTGTTTCAAAAGAAGCTGGTGAGTATATCTTTATAATTGCTCctcaatcttttattttctcttttatatacgttcttattattttatattacatcaTCAGTACCagaaatttttagagtaattgaGATTCAAGTAAAAGTTAATCTGACTCAAACCCTAGAAATTTTTAACCTTATATTCCAAAAAAGTACATTTCACACTTTAGTttgcaaatatgctaataaataatattaaaatcataaaacaaatttccaaACAGACAATCACTTAGTGTAATTTTGAGATTCTTTTTTAAGTGCATATATAATTAATAGATCAGCTCAAGATGTTAAGTTTGAAACAAATACTAACTATACAGATTGATGTATTTACATATCCATTACTTCTGTGTTCTgtgttctttttaattaaatttctgaaaagcaCAAGAAATTGCAGTCAAAAGTTTTAGATACTAATTCACAATGTAATgaagtacaaaaattatttttttaaatatactatttccCAGACTAATGAGTGTTACAGTTTCAGATGATATTTGAAATTAGGCTCCTTTTAACCAGTAAAATACGTGCTTTAGAATTCATGTCTAATGTATAACAGCAACAAatcttatttgaattaaattagtgcttttaaaaagttcaatttcttaaccatttggtttaaaaacaaatggtattaagaatatttaataaaaaaattattgaatttttttaattggatggatttttaatccatttttatacatgattaaaataaatttttcatctgtcatttttatatatttgtttatgtgATAATTGGAATCAGAATTAGGAATAAGTGAAAATTTAGCAggttatttactaattttaatttaaccatGTAAAGTGTTAAGATAATGTATTACTAtttatagaaaacaatttttgacattaaagataagttaagaataaaaaagttacagTTCAGTTACTCTCCTGCATCTATTAGTATCTTGCActgcaatttctttttcattgttataattattttaaaagtgttaattCTAATATCTTAAACATAGAAAATTATCTTACTTATTGAATCTTTCATCGATtatcttatttaagaaaaaaatctgtttatttacaattgcTTAATTTAGTTTAGATGTTGACATTGCATAGTGCATCTTAcatagtaatgttttttttttatgtatcatttatttttattagatataaatttattttttgaagaaaattttttattctggttttctatgtaaattaacctaaaattgtattttaataaaattaaaaaaaatttccctgataattttatatcaagttgtttttcaataataaaagttacttttaaattaaaatataagtaaatttttaagcacaaaTCTTTGTCTGCTGTAGGTATCATGCTTTTGCAGATGACAATCTTGTGCGAAATGAAATTCACTCTGAACCATGGTCAGACTTAATATAGTCTTGCACACTGATTGAGTTGATACAAAGTCAGATCTATTAATGATTTCTGCTGCTTATTTTATGACTGatttattctaagaaatttgACTGTTTTATCGTGCACTGGGGGGGGATATGTCTTTATTAAGCAAACATTTGTTTagggtatttttcaaaaaattgtcagTGTAGTATATAAGATCAATTTTAGGGTACCTTTAGATAAGTGACGGCCAGCACTGTTAGTAGCCTGACCCCACGTTGGTGGCTCGGAAGTGATCTGACCATGCCTAACCTCATTTGTCACGACCACGTCGATTAGAACATTCCTCTTTTGACAGATAGTCGGCactgaacagttgacttgctatttgtaTGTGCGATGTTTTCCTCTCACTGTTGCTTCTATAGCTCAATCACACACTTTAAAGCATGTCCACGCTAGACTATTACTAGCGTAGCTATCCTTGGTACAACTATTAAATCCCCATTCACTAGCTAGTATGACATGTCAACAGTATCCTATTAAGAGGTACCTTTAGATAGGTGGCAGTGACATTGTCTGTAGCCTAAATTTACAATCCGTTTCAgtcttttacattttaaatattttaaaaaaatagatggtAGGGcagatgtaataaaaaaagcctTATTTGTAGACAGCTTATGTTTAATGCCAACAAGACTTTCAAGcgaacacaaatattttatatataaggcAAGGAAAATGGAgcttattaagaattaaaataaaactaaaatattaatcctaaacaattaaatgatattgttaagaaataaactaaaacaagtTAAGCAGTTTTTGTGTATCTTGGCAGTAAAGTTACGAACAGAGGAAGAACTGgtaaatatataactaaatagATTAAGCAAACCCTGAAACAGTTATgcttttctcaataaattctggaaaaacaaattaacaagaATTAGACTACTACTAAATACGACTACggcaaaaattagaattttagtgCTAGATCTGTCCTAAGTTAATATGAGTCGTGGCattgttttaaagataacatgGAAAAACTTCATTAACAACTGTTTAAGAAGAATCTTGCTTATCAAGTGGTTCCATAAAATTTGTCATGCGAAAATCCTTAGAAAAGCAAAACGGAAACCAATTGATTTAGAAATGAATTGTCATGTTCTGTGCAAACacgaaaaatttaatgtaaaacaattttttgattgGAACCTTCAGGGTGATAGAAATAGACCTGAACAAATAATTGGTGCGTGATGACTGTAAATCAGTCAAAAACAATAGGAAATGCATGGAAATCTGTAAAATATCTGGCCAgagtaattattttgtttaataaatttttgattttatttaattgttagtgTTTTAATAGTCTATTAAGATATATAAGTTTTGACTAATTATGTATTACTTTTTAGGCCATCAAACTTCTGCTGAATCTTGGGGTACTGGACGAGCCGTAGCTCGAATTCCTAGAGTCCGTGGTGGTGGAACTCACCGTTCTGGTCAAGGTGCTTTCGGTAACATGTGTCGTGGCGGTCGTATGTTTGCACCAACTAAGACATGGAGGAGATGGCATcgcaaaataaatgttaaccAACGTCGTTATGCTGTATGCTCTGCCATTGCAGCAACTGGCGTTCCAGCCCTGGTCATGTCTAAAGGTATGATATTGTTTCATGTGTATTAAGTTGTCAATATATTACGAGCAATTAAgcagatttttaaagaaagtttttttttatgaagaaaaatatgatataaaaggTAATATTGATATTGGTCAGACTCATAaggtttgattaaaaaaaagtgtccaCTAAGTTATCTACCTGCCACTGAATGTTAatggaaagttttaaattttgacgcttggttataagaataaatttcctatgtaacatgttattttattagattataatagttttagtaGGTTTTTTTCATATAGGGTGACCCGGGgtaattcacgatcactctgtttctggggtaaataatgatcacctagTGTGGGCCTACtgttgagattaaaaaaatgagataatattgaataatcatttaaaaaaaatactatgattacgcaaatatttttacactctACTTTTGTCTCAAGACTTTTACAGgtacaaaatagtaaaaatggtggaaaaatacagtttgaattttattcaaattggtatagtaattgttttttagtcctattttattaaaatacaaatgagCAAATCATaatgaattgcaaaaatttaaaccattaatgttattttctcataatttatgctttacgatttttatttcttacttttcatttaaattagttacataGTTAGTGCCTAAATAAGCCATTTTGGTACACAAATTTCCTTTTGCAACAAATATTATCACAAAAATCAGGGTGAAAAACATTTCATCTGATATTCGTAGTTAGACTGCATTATCTAAAACAAGACatttaacaagaaattaaacaatctgagaaaaataaactgcaatataaaaattatacacattttCCATAGATTGACTTATGCTTGCTGTAATATCAACTcatgcagaaaaatatttattctattttaatgagGGAGCAGGTATTACAAcagtcacaaaaaataaaaaaagtatgcattttGTTCTTTAGTTAACCCAAAGTgtgatcaaaaaatatattttatttgtaattaatgttaaatattttcaagaaaattcaaatttaaaaaataattctaaattttttttttaacaagatgaGTACTTTCCTTCAAAATACAAGATAcacaaaatatagattaaaaatttaataaattaatttcttactgCAACAAAGCTATCACAAAATCTTCAAATTACTTCAGTGTCCTGATCATAATTCATTTCAGCATCTAATTCTTCATCATCTTCTTCATTACTCTCactttcatcatcatcattatcATCATCCTCTTCTTCATCATCANtaattagattttcaaacaaaacaaggTAGCCTGggactcatctcatatagcctcaaacttccagtaaatattataattctatcttgaatagttttcttacaaaatagatgtttgcattttttgatcaggaattaccccagatCACCCTAAagctgaaaaatgaaatttaattacagaaggcttaaaaattatttcttgcaaTCTTGTGCTCCGGGGAAAAGAAGTTAAAGTGGTAaaggaaaattgattttacatattgtaaataaagtgcccgagagttttttttttatttatttatttttttaattaataaaatgaattttaaccaaaattcaggttttattttcaaataaaaaagaaactggaTACAATCTTTTGTTTTCTGCTCAAATCTTCTGAAcgtttttttgcttttgatgtttttattctgATTATTGTTTGCTTTATAGGACATAAGATTGAGCAAATTCCTGAAGTTCCCTTAGTTGTGAATGATAAAGTTCAAGAATATACTAAAACCAAGCAAGCTGTTCAGTTTTTACGAAAAATCAAGGCCTGGGCTGAtattcaaaaagtaaagtttttttttttttaaaaagaatttaagaaaaaagaccTAGCTTGTTTTATATGTAAGCACAAATCTTTGTCTGCTGTAGCTATTATGTGCTCTTCTAGATGACAAACTTGTGCTATAAAAAAATCACTCTGAACCATGGTCagactttattttaatagtctTGCACACTGATTGAGTTGGAAcagaaattttacttattactaagtattatatttttttgtttaatagcctatattggttatattttttaagtcattcATATCTGCAATTATTGACAAGTGATGATTGCTTAATATCagtgttagaattatttttaggtttgatttcaaaaatggtatatgttatgttttatttttgtataattcatAGCTATCTACTCTATTTATCTACATTAGAAACATTCTTATGATTGAGAAGTAATcagtaatttcttttctatgtATTTGTTTACTCTAATACTAAAGGAAGATTTGAACTGAGAAATATTAGAAAGTTATTGATTTAGgactaattttttgaaatttcagaattgtttttatttccttaaaatattttgataatgttttatATGCTGTTCAATATTTTACAACTATTTTATACTAATGTAAAATCAGGCTATTgctatttagaattaaaattattgagtagTGTTGAATTATAAAAGTGTTGAATTGAAAATagtgttgaattttttatttttttttttaaataacggcaggcactgaacttttgtTCCTCGTCTTAGAAGATgacggaagtgttgctcatttatcgttgccaggggtctgtctaggtttttctgacaggtacctattttgtgaaaatttagacgtaatttgtgaaaaattaaaaattatattaagaaatcaaCACAAANttgaattttttttttttttttttaaataacggcaggcactgaactttcgttccTCGTCTTAGAAGATgacggaagtgttgctcatttatcgttGCCCAGTGGACACCTGTGAAACAAAGTCACGGAGGCAAGCAACCTTACCCACATTACACTGCCACAAAAACCAGTTcgtagggtgggccacattcacacatcagaatacaagagagagagagacatccatgcccagagcagGATTTGAACCCTCTGCCATTGGCTttgcagtcaggcacgctaatcACTCGGCCGCCTGGccgacttttaaaaaaatgtgtcctCTAAGATTCAAATCTTGCAATGCTCttttatgtttcataataaTCGTTGTCTGGCGATGATTTCCTTGCAAATTGAGCTTGTCTTAGAGATTACCTAGATGCTCTATATTTATATAGAGACCcccccaaaaaattaaaaatcacttgGAAATCCATagcaataacttaaaaattggaTTCAGAAAATTGGactgtaaaatcaattttataaaatgcatcaaaGTCCCTTTTCTAATACGATTAAAATTCTCTACAAAACAATGCAGCattaaataaagagattttaaaaagctGTATGAATATCTGTGGCTATAACTAACATTGAGATGAGTAAAACATATGTTTAAGGTTTAAgtgtaaatttttgataaactagtgcattaataaaaataatgtggaTTGTAGAGATTTTAGTGTCAAAGACCAGATTAGTTTTGATATTCTATTCTTCATTGTTGATGTTTCACTTCTCCAAGATTGTCAGCTAAGTACTGGTTTAAGTGCTTTGTGTTAACTCTTTTGGTAAATAATGTTATCATCTGAAACTTAGTTTTTAAGTTGTCAGTAGTAACGAGCTCCTGATAATAGATCTTGGTTTATGtaccattttcatattttaagagcaaacaaaaaaaacttttcattagtcttaatattttttggggttattcattatttatgaatAGTGTTTGTATTTAGTTTTGCCCTTCCTCTCCCTTGGTTCAAGGTAAAATCCATAAGTCttggcaagtttttttttttttttttttttttttttttttttttttttaaattttagggtGGGTTGATTAGATGAAACTAAATATCCTTCCCAACAGGTTTACCTCTGTGCTTCTTTAgtttaatttgagttttattcAATCTCCATAGTTCTAAGAACACGCATTATGATTGGATATCAAACTAATCTGGCTctgaagatttttaatttattggcttttactttttgcattattgAATTTCATTGGTAGACTTTTTGCTATTAGTGATCAGACATAATGCTAAATAAAAGCACTTCTGGGAAAGAAGAGAACTTCGCTCTTTCTACCTAAGAAGGTACAGTAATACATAGTCAGAGCTTTGCATTATTCAATAAGAATTGTATTGCAGGAGCACTATATTTGTactgactaaaattttttaggtttGATAAATTTGTACTCAAGGCTTTGTTTTAgataatgtaaataatgtattataaattagGAGTGTTAGTTgctaatactaataataataattgtatgtgctaataataataattttatgtggcTTTTCAATcaccagaataatttttaacataatatgaTATTGAATAATTTGCCACAAACAAGTACATTAATAATTCCATGTTCGACAATTTAACTTGCTTAGTAATCCAAGATTGTCAGCAGAGTACTGGCTTAAGTACTTTGTGTTAACtcttttggtaaataaaattgttgccCAAGactttgttttaaagttaaaggcAATAATAAGTTCTTGAGGGTTTAATTTGGATTTCATTCCATCTTCATAGTTTAAGAACGCACATTAGAATATCATTGGATATCAAGCTAATAAATTAATCTGACTCGTggactttttaattaattgtttggcttttattttttgcattattgaaTTTCATTAGTAGACTTTTTGCTATTAGTGATCAGACATAATGCTAAATAAACACTTCTGGGAATGAAGGGAGCTTAGCTCTCTCCTCCTAAGAAGGTACAGGAACACTTTTATTATGGAACagaattttctgttatttataatgaaaatagatttttattcttctatatGTTGAATGAGTGTTTGTTTTGTGTTTatatagtaatattattttatttatttattttttaaggtttacaATTCCAAGCGATTCAGAGCTTGAGAGCGCTTCAGGTTGAATGAGTGTTTGTTTTGTGTTTatatagtaatattattttatttatttatttttttaaggtttacaATTCCAAGCGATTCAGAGCTGGCAAAGGTAAAATGAGAAACCGTAGAAGAATTCAAAGATTGGGACCTGTTATTGTTTATAGAAAAGATCAGGGTCTTACAAGGGCTTTTAGAAATATACCCGGTAAGACATCTATGACAAAAATCTTAATTCAAATGtcttattaattctaattttattgctaattttttaatataattcactAGTGTGGTTCgggttcattatttttaaatctgctgtttttgtttgtttttttttcttttttgagatttgatataaacttttttagtgccatttcatttttttgttagcTTTCAATTTCATAATGACTTATTCTTCCTGTAAATTCATGTTACTTATTATCTTTAAAGGGAATCTATAAGTTTAATTGAGTAGCCTCACTGctcaatattttactattgtTCTTACCTTTTCATACAATGTTAACTCTTAAATTTGTGTATTTCTAAAATTCcacaataaaataagattttggtaaaaggatatgcatatttttttatttgcacaaATCTTTGTCTGCTCTAACTTTTATGTTATAGCAGGTGACAAACTTGTGCTAGATTATGATCACTCTGAACCATGGTCAGACTTAATATGGTCTTGCACACTGATTGAGTTGATACAGATTTATGTGAAATGTCATGTGTGTATAAATGTTATATGTCAGCTTAGAGTTTTTGCTTTTATgggtaattatatttattttcttctttaaaggtATTGAAACTATCAATGTAGAGAAACTCAACCTTTTGCGCTTAGCTCCTGGTGGACACGTCGGTCGTTTTGTCATTTGGACTGAATCTGCTTTCCGTAGATTGGATGCTATTTATGGAACCTATAAGAAGAACTCAACCACTAAGAAGAATTACAAGTAATTCTTCCTTCAGTTTGTATATATTAAGTGTCTTATTTAGTGTCCTGTGTACTTATGTATTTTCTCTCTTCAGTTTACCCATGCACAAGATGACTAATGCTGATTTGGCCAGGATGCTTAAAAGTCAAGAAATTAGAAAGGCTATCAGACCACCAAAGTATGTAAAAGatgtttgtttttgaaaatttaaaaacaaattgaatttaacTAGATTATGGTGacctttttaaagtaatttgttttCCTAAAGTAgagattaagaaaatattaattaactaaatctTGTAATATTGTAGTGTTTGTTTTATGAATACCTTTTTTGGTATGAAAATTCTTCATTGTAAGTATGTAATAACATAGTAAGATAAAAACATAAAGCATCTGCTCGCACAATccaaaagtttttgataaaggagcaatttttttgaatatactAAAACGGTTAACTATTTATTCTTGATCAAAAGTACTTTAAGTACATTTTAAGTTAAGAGATTAATTTTGCACCGAATGGAAGTTCATTAAAAGATTTCCTACTGTTTCCAATGGactattttcattgtaaaaaaacagTGTAACTGTGGTGATGTTCAGATGAAAAGGAATAGTCGTATAGAAAACCATGTGTGCCCTTGCCTTTTTGTCTTGCTCCCACTAACCAAGCCCCCAAAGCCTACACAACTCTTATTGGCTGCTACCTTTTTGGCTGAATTTTTAAGGGCAGAAAAAAGGCAGGTGAAAACTTATGAAAGagaaactaaaactttaaagtaGTTATAGCAGAGCAGTGCagcaaatataaaagtaacaaaacatcataaaagcAATACCACATAGCTGtagatgtaaaaaaatgattgtagTCTTGATCGCTAATCTTTGGTTGAGAGTAGCagttatcttttttctttgggaGAAGCTTACATACAGCTAAACCCTTACTTTTTCTACCCTTCAGAAATCATGATCACTTTTatattacagtaaatattaaagtatctGCAAAATTAGAGAATGACCAAAGTTTGTTTTGGGAAGTTTTAATTGTCAAAGGAGCAAGTCCGataattaaacattgttttttgaaattcaataatattgCTTGTTTTGAggatactaaaaattaaaatgtggaTTTTTTTCTCCCCCTAGAGATTTGACAATTTAttagcatatatttattttatgcattatatattttgtgttaaCCAATCTTTTATTCCATAATT
This window encodes:
- the LOC107452096 gene encoding large ribosomal subunit protein uL4A, which encodes MAVAAHRPVVTVYNENNEPGTTGVALPVVFRAPIRPDIVNFVHMNMAKNRRHPYAVSKEAGHQTSAESWGTGRAVARIPRVRGGGTHRSGQGAFGNMCRGGRMFAPTKTWRRWHRKINVNQRRYAVCSAIAATGVPALVMSKGHKIEQIPEVPLVVNDKVQEYTKTKQAVQFLRKIKAWADIQKVYNSKRFRAGKGKMRNRRRIQRLGPVIVYRKDQGLTRAFRNIPGIETINVEKLNLLRLAPGGHVGRFVIWTESAFRRLDAIYGTYKKNSTTKKNYNLPMHKMTNADLARMLKSQEIRKAIRPPNNKVQRYILKKNPLKNIRVMLKLNPFAAVMRRKTYLYQQQKKKAKEIKVMKRRGIEVPEEKKKKKGATAATKKAKPVAKKAAGKDTKKDGKAKAKK